From Streptomyces chrestomyceticus JCM 4735, one genomic window encodes:
- a CDS encoding ferredoxin: MTWKASIDGQQCMASGMCAGIAPGIFVLDGPHARPLKEEIPEDEDALDAADSCPAMAILIQDGDTVVGPRP; this comes from the coding sequence ATGACGTGGAAGGCCTCGATCGACGGGCAGCAGTGCATGGCGTCCGGGATGTGCGCCGGCATCGCCCCCGGCATCTTCGTCCTGGACGGGCCGCACGCCCGGCCGCTGAAGGAGGAGATCCCCGAGGACGAGGACGCGCTGGACGCGGCCGACTCCTGTCCGGCCATGGCGATCCTGATCCAGGACGGTGACACGGTGGTGGGGCCGCGGCCGTGA